A DNA window from Pseudodesulfovibrio thermohalotolerans contains the following coding sequences:
- a CDS encoding formate dehydrogenase accessory sulfurtransferase FdhD, with translation MTASTSHLRAVSGPAETERPVRETGNRPIQLACPVTIQRYADGELAFKKDSIAEEADIRLTVNGQQEAVLARTPGDDMNLVAGYLFSRAMVMCPEDILSIAFSYHGTARVDVVLNTPSVVRRIYPSPRPVHIAPELLFRLKEVFERRQSLFKNTGSTHAAALFSKDGELISYGEDVGRHNAFDKAVGRSLNEGTLETVTIAMLSSRLALELAMKATTANIPVLCGFSAATSSAITFAERNNLSLVGRIKGNSFNVYANGWRFC, from the coding sequence ATGACCGCGTCCACCTCGCACCTCAGGGCCGTGAGCGGCCCGGCCGAAACCGAGCGGCCCGTCCGCGAGACCGGCAATCGGCCCATACAGTTGGCCTGCCCGGTGACCATCCAGCGGTATGCCGACGGTGAGCTGGCCTTCAAAAAGGACAGCATCGCCGAGGAAGCGGACATCCGGCTGACCGTCAACGGACAGCAGGAGGCCGTTCTGGCCCGGACGCCCGGGGACGACATGAACCTTGTGGCGGGCTATCTGTTCTCCCGGGCCATGGTCATGTGCCCGGAGGATATTCTGAGCATCGCCTTCTCTTACCACGGGACGGCGCGGGTGGATGTGGTCCTCAATACGCCGAGCGTCGTGCGGCGTATCTATCCGTCGCCCAGGCCCGTGCATATCGCGCCCGAACTGCTCTTTAGGCTGAAGGAGGTCTTCGAACGGCGGCAGAGCCTGTTCAAGAACACCGGGTCCACCCATGCTGCGGCCCTGTTCTCCAAAGATGGGGAGTTGATTTCCTACGGAGAGGACGTCGGGCGTCACAACGCTTTCGACAAGGCCGTGGGGCGGTCCCTGAACGAAGGGACCCTGGAGACCGTGACCATTGCCATGCTCTCGTCCAGGTTGGCCCTGGAGCTGGCCATGAAGGCAACCACGGCCAACATCCCTGTATTGTGCGGGTTCTCCGCCGCCACCAGTTCGGCCATTACCTTTGCCGAGCGCAACAACCTGAGCCTGGTGGGGCGCATCAAGGGGAATTCGTTCAACGTCTACGCCAACGGGTGGCGTTTTTGCTGA
- a CDS encoding alpha/beta fold hydrolase gives MDLFEAVETTGENQVGGWVRTTDGVRLWVEIRGTGRPVILLHGWTMSSLFWRRQAQLAESCQVVTIDFRGHGRSQTTPRGHNVPRYAMDVREVAFALGLNRAVLLGWSMGGSVALDYWRQYGADRLSGLGLVETGPYPMSAAPWNVHKCRDHNEEAMRRDLAAMKADRKGFAARFINAMFLSGQAPEHALHWMTAEQLKTDPETAAAIYEDYARRDTTPLLPTVTLPAMVVYGRSLHMCCGLSTGRFVAGSLPGSRFVILDRSGHMPFYEQPEEFNLTVSRFLETLDA, from the coding sequence ATGGACTTGTTCGAGGCCGTTGAGACCACCGGCGAGAACCAGGTGGGCGGATGGGTCCGCACCACCGATGGAGTGCGCCTGTGGGTGGAAATCAGAGGCACGGGACGTCCCGTGATTCTGCTCCACGGCTGGACAATGAGCTCCCTGTTCTGGCGTCGCCAGGCCCAACTGGCCGAGTCCTGCCAGGTGGTGACCATCGACTTTCGCGGCCACGGCCGCTCCCAGACAACGCCGCGCGGCCACAACGTACCGCGCTACGCCATGGATGTGCGCGAAGTCGCCTTCGCGCTGGGCCTGAACAGGGCCGTGCTTCTGGGCTGGTCCATGGGCGGCTCAGTGGCCCTCGACTATTGGCGGCAATACGGCGCGGACAGGTTGTCCGGCCTCGGGCTGGTGGAAACCGGCCCGTATCCCATGTCTGCCGCGCCATGGAACGTGCACAAGTGCCGGGACCACAACGAAGAGGCCATGCGCCGGGACCTTGCCGCCATGAAGGCGGACCGAAAGGGATTCGCCGCCAGGTTCATCAACGCCATGTTCCTGTCGGGACAGGCCCCGGAACACGCCTTGCACTGGATGACCGCCGAACAACTCAAGACCGACCCCGAAACGGCCGCCGCCATTTATGAAGATTACGCCAGACGGGACACCACCCCCCTGCTGCCCACGGTGACTCTGCCCGCGATGGTGGTCTACGGCCGCTCCCTGCATATGTGCTGCGGGCTTTCCACCGGCCGGTTCGTGGCGGGTTCCCTGCCCGGATCGCGCTTCGTCATCCTGGACAGAAGTGGGCACATGCCGTTCTATGAACAGCCCGAAGAATTCAACCTGACCGTGTCCCGGTTCCTGGAGACCCTGGACGCTTGA
- the tsaA gene encoding tRNA (N6-threonylcarbamoyladenosine(37)-N6)-methyltransferase TrmO: protein MDKELAVIGTIQSEIKDIASAPKMEDEAGAVRARIIMDPAYAEGLDGLEPGAALEIFTWFHKSDRSVLKVHPRGIKERPLRGVFATRSPARPNPIGLHRVTLVAIEAPLTLVVEPLEAIDGTPVIDIKPKPKGR, encoded by the coding sequence ATGGACAAAGAGCTCGCCGTCATCGGCACCATTCAATCGGAGATCAAGGACATCGCCTCGGCCCCCAAGATGGAGGACGAGGCCGGAGCCGTGCGTGCCCGCATTATCATGGACCCGGCATATGCTGAGGGACTGGACGGGCTCGAACCCGGCGCGGCGCTTGAAATCTTCACTTGGTTCCACAAATCCGACAGATCGGTCCTCAAGGTTCATCCCCGTGGCATCAAGGAACGCCCCCTGCGCGGCGTCTTCGCCACCCGTTCCCCGGCCCGGCCCAATCCCATCGGCCTGCACCGCGTGACCCTGGTGGCCATCGAAGCTCCCCTGACCCTGGTAGTGGAACCGCTTGAGGCCATCGACGGCACTCCGGTCATCGACATCAAGCCGAAGCCGAAGGGCAGATAG
- the fdnG gene encoding formate dehydrogenase-N subunit alpha, whose amino-acid sequence MKLDRRSFMKLAGSGAACLTLGQLGVSLTPIKAYAAEIKISGAKEVVTVCPFCSVSCHVIGYVKDGKLVNAEGDPDYPINEGALCAKGAAMFSMTTSHHRLQKPLYRAPFSDKWEEKSWDWMLDRIARRIKDTRDKDLILKNGKGETVNRLESMFLLGTSHAGNEECAIAHQAMRGLGVVHMDHQARIUHSATVAALGESFGRGAMTNHWIDIKNADSILIMGSNAAEHHPISFKWVLQAKDKGATVMHVDPKFSRTSARSDFHVPLRSGTDIAFLGGMIKYIVDNEKYFKEYVANYTNAALVVGKDYGFKDGLFTGYDEKTRSYDKSKWGFATDKNGVPVRDTSMKNPRCVFQLLKQHYSRYDLDTVSATTGVSKENLLKVYEAFAATGKPDKAGTVMYALGWTQHTVGVQNIRSAAIIQLLLGNIGVAGGGINALRGEPNVQGSTDHTLLYHIIPGYMAMPHSGWQTYDQYIKGNTPVSNDPMSANWWQHKPKYFASLLKAWYGDHASKENGFCYELLPKIEKGEDYSYMFLFDRMYQGKIRGGIIIGLNPMNSVPNTNKVRKALDNLEWLVTSELHHSETTDNWHRPGVDPKTVKTEVFLLPSAHRLEKEGSVTNSGRWMLWHYQAVKPAFEARPFGDMFCGFMSRLQALYAKEGGKLPESVTWLDYPKTYDPDDLCARINGRFTQDAKVGNKQYKKGQQVPSFTALKDDGSTMSLNWLYAGSYTEEDGNKAKRRSTKQTQMQAKIGLFPNWAWCWPVNRRILYNRASVDLNGKPYNPAKAVIEWKDGKWIGDIPDGGWPPVSSGKGRYPFIMSKHGFGQIYGPGRQDGPFSEHYEPVETPVDSNKFSKQLNSPVYKFVSSNMDKLAKPADPNYPIVLTTYSLTEHWCGGGETRNIPNLLEAEPQQYVEMSPELAQEKGIKNGDGVIIESVRGKVEAIAMVTIRMRPLKVHGRIIHEIGMPFCFGWTTPGSGDATNRLTPSVGDPNTTIPEYKACCVNIRKADKLTELAT is encoded by the coding sequence ATGAAACTCGACCGCCGAAGCTTCATGAAGCTCGCAGGCTCCGGAGCGGCGTGTCTCACCCTCGGGCAGCTCGGTGTCAGCCTGACGCCGATCAAGGCCTACGCAGCGGAGATCAAGATATCCGGTGCTAAAGAGGTTGTGACGGTCTGTCCGTTCTGTTCGGTGAGCTGTCACGTCATCGGGTACGTCAAGGACGGAAAGCTCGTTAACGCCGAGGGCGACCCTGACTACCCCATCAACGAAGGAGCACTGTGCGCCAAGGGCGCGGCCATGTTCAGCATGACCACGAGCCACCATCGGTTGCAGAAGCCTCTGTACCGCGCTCCGTTCAGCGACAAGTGGGAAGAAAAGAGCTGGGACTGGATGCTGGACCGCATCGCGCGCCGCATCAAGGACACCCGCGACAAGGATCTCATTCTCAAAAACGGCAAGGGCGAAACGGTTAATCGCCTGGAATCCATGTTCCTGCTGGGCACCTCCCATGCGGGCAACGAGGAATGTGCCATCGCGCATCAAGCCATGCGCGGCCTGGGTGTCGTCCATATGGACCACCAGGCACGTATCTGACACAGCGCCACAGTTGCGGCTCTGGGAGAGTCGTTCGGACGCGGTGCGATGACCAACCACTGGATCGACATCAAGAATGCCGATTCAATCCTCATAATGGGCAGTAATGCTGCCGAACATCATCCGATTTCGTTCAAGTGGGTGTTGCAGGCCAAGGACAAGGGCGCCACTGTCATGCATGTGGACCCGAAGTTCTCCCGCACTTCCGCGCGGTCGGATTTCCATGTCCCCCTCAGGTCCGGCACGGATATCGCCTTCCTGGGCGGCATGATCAAGTACATCGTCGACAATGAGAAGTACTTCAAGGAGTACGTGGCGAATTACACCAACGCCGCTCTGGTCGTGGGCAAGGACTACGGGTTCAAGGACGGCCTCTTCACCGGCTATGACGAGAAGACCCGATCCTATGACAAGAGCAAGTGGGGCTTTGCGACTGACAAGAACGGCGTTCCCGTTCGCGACACCAGCATGAAGAATCCCCGTTGCGTGTTCCAGCTTCTCAAACAACATTATTCCCGCTACGACCTGGATACCGTCTCCGCCACCACCGGCGTGTCCAAGGAAAATCTGCTCAAGGTGTACGAGGCCTTTGCGGCCACCGGCAAGCCCGACAAGGCCGGAACCGTTATGTACGCTCTGGGTTGGACGCAGCACACTGTCGGCGTGCAGAACATTCGTTCCGCAGCCATCATCCAGTTGCTGCTCGGCAATATCGGCGTCGCGGGCGGCGGCATCAACGCCTTGCGCGGCGAACCGAACGTCCAGGGTTCCACCGACCACACCCTGCTGTACCACATCATCCCGGGTTACATGGCCATGCCGCACAGCGGTTGGCAGACCTACGATCAATACATCAAGGGCAACACCCCGGTGAGCAATGATCCCATGTCCGCCAACTGGTGGCAGCACAAGCCCAAGTACTTCGCCAGCCTGCTCAAGGCCTGGTACGGCGATCACGCCAGCAAGGAAAACGGCTTCTGTTACGAACTGCTTCCGAAGATCGAAAAGGGCGAGGACTATTCCTACATGTTCCTCTTCGACCGGATGTACCAGGGCAAGATTCGGGGCGGCATCATTATCGGCCTGAACCCCATGAACTCCGTGCCCAACACCAACAAGGTCCGCAAGGCCCTGGACAACCTGGAATGGCTGGTTACTTCGGAGCTTCATCACTCCGAGACCACTGACAACTGGCACCGTCCGGGCGTGGACCCCAAGACGGTCAAAACGGAAGTATTCCTCCTGCCTTCGGCCCACCGGCTGGAGAAGGAAGGTTCGGTGACCAACTCCGGCCGCTGGATGCTCTGGCACTACCAGGCCGTCAAACCCGCCTTTGAAGCGCGTCCCTTCGGCGACATGTTCTGCGGATTCATGTCCCGGTTACAGGCCCTGTATGCGAAGGAGGGCGGCAAGCTGCCCGAGTCCGTGACTTGGCTTGATTACCCCAAGACCTACGATCCGGACGACCTGTGCGCCCGCATCAACGGCCGTTTCACCCAGGACGCCAAGGTCGGCAACAAGCAGTACAAGAAGGGCCAGCAGGTGCCTTCCTTCACCGCGCTCAAGGATGACGGCTCGACCATGAGTCTGAACTGGTTGTACGCGGGCAGCTACACCGAGGAGGACGGCAACAAGGCCAAGCGCCGCAGCACCAAGCAGACCCAGATGCAGGCGAAGATCGGCCTGTTCCCCAACTGGGCCTGGTGTTGGCCGGTCAACCGCCGCATCCTGTACAACCGTGCCTCCGTCGACCTGAACGGCAAGCCGTACAACCCGGCCAAGGCCGTCATCGAGTGGAAGGACGGCAAGTGGATCGGCGACATCCCCGATGGCGGATGGCCGCCCGTTTCCTCCGGCAAGGGCCGCTACCCGTTCATCATGTCCAAGCACGGTTTCGGCCAGATCTACGGCCCCGGCCGTCAGGACGGTCCGTTCTCCGAGCACTACGAGCCGGTCGAGACCCCGGTGGATTCGAACAAGTTCTCCAAGCAGTTGAACAGCCCGGTGTACAAGTTCGTCTCCTCCAACATGGACAAGCTGGCCAAGCCCGCCGATCCCAACTATCCGATCGTGCTGACCACCTACAGCCTGACCGAGCACTGGTGCGGCGGCGGCGAGACCCGGAACATCCCGAACCTGCTTGAGGCCGAGCCCCAGCAGTACGTCGAGATGAGCCCGGAGCTGGCGCAGGAAAAGGGCATCAAGAACGGCGACGGCGTAATCATCGAATCCGTCCGCGGAAAGGTCGAGGCCATCGCGATGGTCACGATCCGCATGAGGCCGCTCAAGGTCCATGGACGCATCATCCATGAAATCGGTATGCCGTTCTGCTTTGGCTGGACGACTCCGGGCAGTGGTGACGCCACCAACAGGCTGACGCCTTCGGTGGGTGATCCGAACACCACCATTCCCGAGTACAAAGCCTGCTGCGTGAACATTCGCAAGGCCGACAAGCTCACAGAGCTGGCAACTTAA
- a CDS encoding ATP-dependent helicase, translating into MSIDFEHELNEAQREAVTTTEGPVLVIAGAGSGKTRTIVYRLANLVSQGVDPAQILLLTFTRKAAQEMLARAETILGRSLHGTAGGTFHSFAYATLRRNAADIGFDNGFTLMDRADSENVCKEVKETLKLGKGDRSYPKKATLLDMITKSRNKELTIEGIMEREAYHLSPYLEDIQRIADGYAKFKREHALADYDDLLFLLDELLASNEPLRNQLQSRYRYIMVDEYQDTNLVQARIVKHLAGTRGNVMAVGDDAQSIYAFRGANVANILEFPNIFEGTKIIRLEKNYRSVQPILDLTNEILKGATTKFEKHLYSDLKSERLPQVVHPLSDQTQARLVVDQILQLGRKHMLHDVAVLFRAGYQSYPLEVALTRIGIDYQKFGGIRFHEAAHVKDVLSFIRLVLNPHDLLAWQRAMEHIKGVGPKTVAKIYQAMHSGDSKYMAKMVKKHEQLKELLTELDRLRAGERRPPAVLEAVLAFYQPILIEKYPDDYPKRQAGLEQLSQIAAGYKDMEQFIGDLSLDGDPDEEKRKENAVVLSTVHSAKGLEWAAVIIIDLVEDRFPSRKAMQRAEDLEEERRLMYVACTRAKEELKLFVPGSVYNRASGMSDPTLPSPFVLELPDTVFERVNESYGGGLETRRKSAHSASASTVSGTTPKAAETSSPKVAPSKLGFCKHKIFGKGKLVAKLESNKYRVNFPGFGLKVIIGDYLEFL; encoded by the coding sequence CCACCACCGAAGGACCGGTGCTGGTCATCGCCGGAGCCGGATCGGGCAAGACCCGCACCATCGTCTACCGACTGGCCAACCTGGTCAGCCAGGGCGTGGACCCGGCCCAAATCCTCCTCCTGACCTTCACCCGCAAGGCCGCGCAGGAAATGCTGGCCCGCGCCGAGACCATCCTCGGCCGCTCCCTGCACGGGACCGCCGGCGGCACCTTCCACTCCTTCGCCTACGCCACCCTGCGCCGCAACGCGGCGGATATCGGCTTCGACAACGGGTTCACCCTCATGGACCGGGCGGATAGCGAGAATGTCTGCAAAGAGGTCAAGGAAACCCTCAAGCTCGGCAAGGGGGACCGCTCGTATCCCAAGAAGGCCACCCTCCTGGACATGATAACCAAGTCCCGCAACAAGGAGCTGACCATCGAGGGAATCATGGAGCGCGAAGCGTACCATCTGAGCCCCTACCTTGAAGACATCCAGCGGATCGCCGACGGCTACGCCAAATTCAAGCGCGAGCACGCCCTGGCGGACTACGACGACCTGCTCTTCCTGCTGGACGAGCTGCTCGCCTCCAACGAGCCGTTGAGGAATCAGCTCCAGTCCCGCTACCGCTACATCATGGTGGACGAATACCAGGACACCAATCTTGTTCAGGCACGCATCGTCAAGCACCTGGCCGGGACGCGCGGCAACGTCATGGCCGTGGGCGACGACGCCCAGTCCATCTACGCATTTCGCGGAGCCAATGTAGCCAATATATTGGAATTTCCCAACATCTTCGAAGGCACCAAGATCATCCGGCTGGAAAAAAACTACCGTTCCGTACAGCCCATCCTGGACCTGACCAACGAAATTCTCAAAGGCGCGACCACCAAATTCGAAAAACACCTCTACTCGGACCTCAAAAGCGAACGCCTGCCGCAGGTCGTCCACCCCTTGAGCGACCAGACCCAGGCGCGCCTTGTGGTGGACCAGATACTCCAACTGGGCCGCAAGCACATGCTGCACGACGTGGCCGTGCTCTTCCGCGCGGGCTACCAGTCCTATCCGCTGGAAGTGGCCCTGACGCGTATCGGCATCGACTACCAGAAGTTCGGAGGCATCCGCTTCCACGAGGCCGCCCACGTCAAGGACGTGCTCTCCTTCATCCGTCTGGTGCTCAATCCCCACGACCTCCTGGCCTGGCAACGCGCCATGGAACACATCAAGGGCGTCGGCCCCAAAACCGTGGCCAAGATATACCAGGCGATGCACTCCGGCGACAGCAAGTACATGGCCAAGATGGTCAAGAAGCATGAACAGTTGAAAGAACTGCTCACCGAACTCGACAGACTGCGCGCCGGCGAGCGGCGGCCTCCCGCCGTGCTGGAGGCGGTACTCGCCTTCTATCAGCCCATTCTCATCGAGAAATACCCGGACGACTATCCCAAACGACAGGCCGGACTCGAACAGCTCAGCCAGATCGCGGCGGGCTACAAGGACATGGAGCAGTTCATCGGCGACCTTTCCCTGGACGGCGACCCGGACGAGGAGAAGCGCAAGGAGAACGCCGTGGTCCTGTCCACGGTCCATTCGGCCAAAGGGCTGGAATGGGCGGCGGTAATCATCATCGACCTGGTGGAAGACCGCTTCCCGTCGCGCAAGGCCATGCAACGGGCCGAGGACCTGGAGGAGGAACGTCGTCTCATGTACGTGGCCTGCACGCGGGCCAAGGAAGAGCTCAAGCTGTTTGTGCCGGGCTCGGTCTACAACAGGGCCAGCGGCATGTCCGATCCGACCCTGCCGAGCCCCTTCGTGCTGGAGCTGCCCGACACGGTCTTCGAACGGGTCAACGAATCCTATGGCGGCGGACTGGAAACGCGCCGCAAAAGCGCCCACTCGGCCTCCGCCTCCACGGTTTCCGGAACGACGCCCAAAGCCGCCGAAACGTCGAGCCCCAAGGTCGCTCCGTCCAAGCTCGGTTTCTGCAAACACAAGATTTTCGGCAAGGGCAAACTCGTCGCCAAACTGGAATCGAACAAATACAGGGTCAACTTCCCCGGCTTCGGCCTCAAGGTCATTATCGGGGACTACCTTGAATTCCTCTGA
- a CDS encoding formate dehydrogenase accessory protein FdhE — protein MKTVSDQKAVATTLDAIKKRVPAYIELADTFGPLFVEKARLREEFASTGQVVPVIDTARANQGVPILVDADFSPWAESLKKSAAALLPLLFDVFKPDEKAWSNLEAFMGDPDKIAGLAQARIEGNWKHFENTSVQLDITPYTTLLYISETVFSPVLCALTDALGEPLSKLSWDEGYCPVCGSAPSISQLSPKEVTELDQLVGGGGKKFLHCSLCGHDWRYKRNACPSCGNDENESREVFYMDDVKYERIEACHKCGKYCLNIDMRECDPKPDLDAVQIGLIHLDIFAREHDLSPITSTLWNSLE, from the coding sequence ATGAAAACGGTTTCCGACCAGAAGGCTGTGGCGACGACTCTCGATGCCATCAAGAAACGCGTGCCCGCGTATATCGAGCTGGCCGATACATTCGGTCCGCTTTTTGTGGAAAAGGCCCGGTTGCGCGAGGAATTCGCCTCCACGGGGCAGGTCGTGCCCGTGATCGATACGGCACGCGCCAATCAGGGCGTGCCCATTCTGGTCGACGCTGATTTCTCCCCCTGGGCTGAAAGCTTGAAGAAGTCGGCGGCGGCTCTGTTGCCCCTGCTTTTCGACGTGTTCAAGCCGGATGAGAAGGCGTGGAGCAATCTCGAAGCCTTCATGGGTGATCCCGACAAGATTGCAGGGCTTGCCCAGGCTCGGATCGAAGGTAATTGGAAACACTTTGAGAATACCTCCGTACAGCTCGACATAACACCGTATACCACGCTGCTGTATATTTCAGAGACCGTTTTCTCGCCTGTTTTGTGTGCGTTGACCGATGCCTTGGGCGAGCCCCTTTCCAAACTCTCCTGGGACGAAGGTTATTGTCCCGTCTGCGGCTCCGCGCCCTCCATTTCCCAACTTTCCCCCAAGGAAGTCACCGAACTGGATCAATTGGTCGGCGGCGGGGGCAAGAAGTTCCTGCATTGTTCGCTGTGCGGCCACGACTGGCGCTACAAGCGCAACGCCTGCCCGTCCTGCGGCAATGACGAGAACGAGTCGCGTGAAGTGTTTTATATGGACGACGTGAAGTACGAGCGCATCGAGGCGTGTCATAAGTGCGGCAAGTACTGTCTGAATATCGATATGCGCGAGTGCGATCCCAAGCCGGATCTGGACGCTGTTCAGATCGGGCTCATTCATCTGGACATCTTTGCCCGTGAGCATGATCTGAGCCCCATTACCTCGACCCTGTGGAACAGTCTGGAGTAG
- the thiL gene encoding thiamine-phosphate kinase gives MRSEEHFLELIDHHFPREHDFIALGRGDDCAVLKGGTDYCVSSDLFLEDEHFRRDYFSAADIGYKALAVNISDIAAMGAKPVAFTMDLMAPADLPDEFWDEFLKSMAGLARQNDMVLAGGDLSRSRRLGVSISVFGAPGSTGFIRRGNCAFGDILFTVGDIGLARTGLMALEAEGIKARETLPAAVMAHLRPRPKVMIGTLLNVAGVTSLMDLSDGLARDLPRLLGPDLGANLTIAPEALNRDVLSWCDAADLDPMEFAVLGGEDYALLGAVSPFEADKARTMPGFMEIGTVTKEPGLILNGKPFVNPGFDHFSQ, from the coding sequence ATGCGAAGCGAAGAACACTTTCTGGAACTGATCGACCATCATTTCCCCCGCGAGCACGATTTCATCGCCCTGGGCCGGGGCGACGACTGCGCCGTGCTCAAAGGCGGAACCGATTACTGCGTTTCCTCGGACCTCTTTCTTGAAGACGAACACTTCCGGCGCGATTACTTCTCTGCCGCCGACATCGGCTACAAGGCCCTGGCCGTGAACATCAGCGACATCGCCGCAATGGGCGCCAAGCCCGTGGCCTTCACCATGGATCTGATGGCCCCGGCGGACCTGCCGGACGAATTCTGGGACGAATTCCTCAAGTCCATGGCCGGACTGGCCAGACAGAACGACATGGTCCTGGCGGGCGGCGACCTGAGCCGCTCCAGACGCCTCGGCGTGTCCATCTCGGTATTCGGCGCGCCCGGCTCCACCGGATTCATCCGGCGCGGCAACTGCGCCTTCGGCGACATCCTGTTCACCGTGGGCGACATAGGGCTGGCACGAACCGGGCTCATGGCCCTCGAAGCCGAGGGAATCAAGGCCCGCGAAACCCTGCCCGCCGCGGTCATGGCCCACCTGCGGCCCCGGCCCAAGGTCATGATCGGCACCCTGCTCAACGTCGCAGGGGTAACGAGCCTCATGGACCTGTCCGACGGGTTGGCCCGCGACCTGCCCCGACTCCTCGGCCCGGACCTCGGCGCGAATCTGACCATCGCCCCGGAGGCGTTGAACCGCGACGTGCTCTCATGGTGCGATGCCGCCGATCTGGACCCGATGGAATTCGCCGTGCTCGGCGGCGAAGACTATGCCCTGCTCGGCGCGGTCTCCCCCTTCGAGGCGGACAAGGCCAGGACTATGCCCGGCTTCATGGAAATCGGCACCGTGACCAAAGAGCCTGGCCTGATCCTCAACGGAAAGCCGTTCGTCAACCCGGGATTCGACCACTTCAGCCAATAA
- a CDS encoding chalcone isomerase family protein gives MRHLVSAAVLVAVLLCLSPSFAAELAGVTLPDTENANARELVLNGIALREKFFVDVYVAGLYLPEKSNAPEAILNNDESRVMVMRFLRDVDAQAINEAWIEGLEANVENAAPELRKKFDELAGMMTDMKEGQEMRFIYTNAVGTDVMVAGQVTGTIPGKDFADAILSTWIGPKPGPGASFKRQILGEK, from the coding sequence ATGAGACATCTTGTTTCCGCCGCCGTCCTGGTCGCGGTCCTGCTTTGCCTGAGCCCGTCCTTTGCGGCCGAATTGGCCGGAGTGACCCTGCCCGACACCGAGAACGCAAATGCGCGGGAACTTGTCCTCAACGGCATCGCCCTGCGCGAGAAATTCTTTGTCGACGTCTATGTCGCCGGGCTGTACCTGCCCGAGAAATCGAACGCCCCCGAGGCCATTCTCAACAACGATGAGTCAAGAGTAATGGTTATGCGATTCCTGCGCGATGTAGACGCCCAGGCCATAAACGAAGCCTGGATCGAAGGTCTTGAGGCCAACGTCGAAAACGCCGCCCCGGAACTCAGGAAGAAATTCGATGAACTGGCCGGCATGATGACCGACATGAAGGAAGGCCAGGAGATGCGCTTCATCTACACCAACGCCGTCGGCACAGACGTCATGGTTGCGGGACAGGTCACAGGGACCATCCCGGGCAAGGACTTCGCCGACGCCATCCTGTCCACCTGGATCGGCCCGAAGCCCGGCCCCGGGGCATCCTTCAAACGGCAAATCCTCGGCGAGAAGTAA
- a CDS encoding 4Fe-4S dicluster domain-containing protein, translated as MPKSFLIDTSRCTACRGCQIACKEWHELPANKTTQYHWGSHQNPQDLNPNNYKLVRFSEHLEDGVVRWNFFPDQCRHCEVPPCKELGDVYIEEAIVKDEKTGAVLFTEKTKGFSKEQAEEVREACPYNIPRRNETTGMLSKCTMCNDRVHAGMLPACVKVCPTGTMNFGEREEMLALGKQRLAALKKKWPKAMLADPEDVNVIYLLTDEPANYHDFAVAEANVGPMSKKQFLATLARPFKAMKA; from the coding sequence ATGCCTAAGTCATTCTTGATAGACACTTCCCGCTGCACCGCGTGCCGCGGCTGTCAGATAGCCTGCAAGGAGTGGCATGAACTGCCCGCCAACAAGACGACCCAGTATCATTGGGGCAGTCATCAGAACCCGCAGGACCTGAATCCCAACAACTACAAACTTGTTCGCTTCAGCGAACACCTCGAAGACGGCGTGGTCCGTTGGAACTTCTTCCCGGATCAGTGCCGCCACTGCGAAGTCCCTCCGTGCAAGGAACTGGGCGACGTGTACATCGAGGAGGCCATCGTCAAGGACGAGAAGACCGGCGCGGTCCTTTTCACCGAAAAGACCAAGGGCTTCTCCAAGGAACAGGCCGAAGAGGTCCGCGAGGCGTGCCCGTACAACATCCCCCGGCGCAACGAGACGACCGGGATGCTGTCCAAGTGCACCATGTGCAACGACCGCGTCCATGCGGGGATGCTCCCTGCGTGCGTCAAGGTCTGTCCCACCGGGACCATGAACTTCGGCGAACGTGAGGAGATGCTCGCTCTCGGCAAGCAGCGCCTCGCCGCCCTGAAGAAGAAATGGCCCAAGGCCATGCTGGCCGACCCCGAAGACGTCAACGTCATCTACCTGCTCACCGACGAGCCCGCGAACTATCATGACTTCGCGGTTGCCGAGGCCAATGTCGGCCCCATGTCGAAGAAGCAGTTCCTTGCCACGCTGGCAAGACCCTTCAAGGCCATGAAGGCTTAA